The following coding sequences are from one Eleginops maclovinus isolate JMC-PN-2008 ecotype Puerto Natales chromosome 11, JC_Emac_rtc_rv5, whole genome shotgun sequence window:
- the rab38b gene encoding ras-related protein Rab-38b, with protein sequence MTNHSSHSNGMHSHRQEHLYKVLVIGDLGVGKTSIIRRYVHQTYSTNYRATIGVDFALKVLNWDSEIVRLQLWDIAGQERFGNMTRVYYREAMGAFIVCDVTRPTTFEAVLKWKEDLDSKLMLNNGQSIATVLLANKCDQGRELTNNATKMDQFCKEHGFVGWFETSAKDNLNIGEAANFLVKHIMATENDILKSVVPDTISPQLDSNKQMSCSGCSK encoded by the exons ATGACCAATCACTCATCGCACTCCAACGGCATGCACAGCCACCGCCAAGAGCACCTGTACAAGGTGCTGGTTATCGGAGACCTGGGGGTCGGGAAGACTTCCATCATCAGGCGATACGTCCACCAGACATACTCCACCAACTACCGGGCCACTATCGGAGTGGACTTCGCTCTGAAGGTGTTGAACTGGGACTCAGAGATTGTCCGGCTCCAGCTGTGGGACATTGCAG GTCAGGAACGCTTTGGAAACATGACAAGAGTATACTACCGTGAAGCCATGGGAGCCTTCATAGTGTGCGATGTGACAAGACCCACGACCTTTGAAGCCGTCCTCAAATGGAAAGAGGACCTGGACTCCAAACTGATGCTAAATAACGGGCAGAGCATTGCCACAGTGCTTCTGGCTAACAAGTGTGACCAAGGAAGGGAGCTGACCAATAACGCCACCAAAATGGACCAGTTCTGCAAGGAACATGGCTTTGTTGGCTGGTTTGAGACCTCAGCAAAG gacaatCTCAACATTGGTGAAGCTGCAAACTTCCTGGTCAAGCACATCATGGCCACAGAAAATGACATCCTGAAAAGCGTGGTGCCAGACACCATCTCACCTCAGCTCGATTCCAACAAGCAGATGAGCTGCTCTGGATGCTCCAAATaa
- the LOC134871957 gene encoding transcription regulator protein BACH1-like — translation MSVMASSAPRSSVFTFESTVHSSHVLRCLDEQRRRDTVCDVTVVVEGHSLRAHRSVLACCSEYFSHRISSLTQHGGVITLPQEVTVSGFEPLLNFAYTSKLLFGKDDVLEIRNSASILGFRDLDESCFDFLLPKFFSSNDSAPVLRKICCKEKYKRRLLKEDIHSDNVLLDDKEVKPVADSPSTQEVAWHCNKSVNNKMGSLNSEGTLTPVAEGTNNGFMQCPKYRKLQLACGMETCVTDKSLNNPTTVIRDDCDLACSPSSSSAKSKNETDVEFPHISISNSSTQSKGGADEPWKNEKHDKKKENGGGRGQVDVMEKDKHERQQKWIKKEREMNVEEEICSSDRFTVKEVSSGSSTVLGEKSSGLILNHCPLKTFGEGPVINLSQWHKRFDMDITEGKQTVSIHQQVEAKGKMADDDIYSGWQDRGSMERVSLSVDNAKERSTEEREVAEHLARRLGSDVDPDAGSASDTGSGQAQSTSIDWMKFHKISATSTNCFLFQDLEQGTCLWKGAELSECEGASQSGVSSFNSGEDGEWETETEGDSESYARERARQVQLPFSVEWIVDLSRNDFQQLLKQQVFTREQLDFVHDMRRRSKNRLAAQRCRKRKLDCIYNLQCEINKLKTEREKLMSEKSHLSQLKSKACHNVSTLCQRVCNEANLQPEQIQVLAKYSSPDCPLSSFSTHIDTLFSQPGLLPQPHDGYMASEEASSSRKDTVTRDGQHSL, via the exons ATGTCTGTGATGGCTTCGTCTGCTCCCCGGTCGTCTGTGTTTACGTTTGAGTCTACAGTGCATTCCTCCCATGTGCTGCGCTGCCTGGACGAGCAGCGTCGCCGGGACACGGTGTGTGATGTTACCGTGGTGGTGGAGGGCCACAGTTTAAGAGCCCACCGCTCAGTGCTCGCTTGCTGTAGCGAGTACTTCTCACACAGGATCTCCTCCCTCACACAGCATGGGGGGGTCATCACTCTGCCACAAGAG GTGACAGTTTCTGGCTTTGAACCATTGCTAAATTTTGCCTACACATCCAAACTTCTCTTCGGGAAAGACGATGTCTTAGAAATACGTAACTCAGCTTCAATTCTTGGTTTCAGAGACCTAGACGAGTCATGCTTTGATTTTCTCCTCCCCAAGTTCTTCTCCAGCAATGACTCCGCCCCTGTCCTCAGAAAGATCTGTTGTAAGGAGAAATATAAGAGAAGATTGTTGAAGGAAGACATTCACTCTGACAATGTTTTGTTGGATGACAAAGAAGTAAAACCAGTTGCTGACTCACCATCTACGCAGGAAGTGGCTTGGCACTGTAACAAATCAGTGAACAACAAAATGGGAAGTCTGAACAGTGAGGGCACTCTTACACCTGTAGCTGAAGGGACAAACAATGGCTTCATGCAGTGTCCAAAGTATCGCAAGCTCCAGCTAGCTTGTGGTATGGAAACGTGTGTCACAGATAAAAGTCTGAACAACCCTACCACAGTTATCAGGGATGACTGTGACCTCGCCTGCTCGCCCTCCTCCAGCAGTGCGAAAAGCAAGAATGAAACTGATGTTGAATTCCCTCATATTTCAATCTCCAATTCCTCTACACAGAGCAAAGGAGGGGCTGATGAGCcatggaaaaatgaaaaacatgacaagaaaaaagagaatgGTGGGGGCAGAGGCCAGGTTGATGTGATGgagaaagacaaacatgaaAGGCAACAGAAATGGAttaagaaggaaagagagatgAATGTGGAGGAAGAGATATGCTCTTCAGACAGATTCACTGTCAAGGAAGTCTCTTCAGGGTCAAGCACAGTGCTGGGCGAGAAGTCATCAGGGTTAATATTGAACCATTGCCCCCTGAAGACCTTTGGGGAAGGCCCTGTAATCAATCTGTCACAGTGGCACAAGAGGTTCGACATGGACATTACAGAGGGTAAGCAAACAGTTTCCATTCACCAACAGGTGGAAGCAAAGGGAAAAATGGCAGACGATGACATATATTCGGGCTGGCAAGATAGAGGCAGCATGGAGAGAGTGTCCCTGTCAGTAGATAATGCCAAAGAAAGGAGCACAGAGGAAAGGGAGGTAGCCGAGCACCTGGCAAGGCGGCTGGGTTCCGACGTGGACCCAGATGCAGGAAGTGCCTCTGATACAGGGAGCGGACAGGCACAAAGCACATCTATAGATTGGATGAAGTTCCACAAAATCAGCGCCACAAGCACCAACTGTTTCCTTTTCCAGGATCTGGAACAAGGCACATGTTTATGGAAGGGAGCAGAGCTGTCTGAGTGCGAGGGGGCCTCTCAGTCAGGTGTGTCATCCTTCAACTCAGGGGAGGATGGAGAGtgggagacagaaacagaaggaGACAGTGAGTCCTATGCAAGGGAGCGGGCCAGACAG GTGCAGTTGCCATTTTCTGTTGAGTGGATTGTTGATCTGAGCAGGAATGACTTCCAGCAACTGCTGAAGCAACAGGTCTTTACCCGAGAACAGCTGGATTTTGTCCACGATATGAGACGCCGCAGCAAAAACCGCCTTGCAGCTCAGCGTTGCCGCAAGAGAAAACTAGACTGCATATATAATCTGCAGTGTGAAATCAACAAACTG aagacagagagggagaaactgATGTCAGAGAAGAGCCATCTGAGCCAGCTGAAATCGAAAGCATGTCACAATGTCTCCACATTATGCCAGAGGGTCTGCAACGAAGCCAACCTGCAGCCAGAGCAGATCCAGGTGTTAGCCAAATACAGTTCCCCGGACTGCCCTCTGTCCTCTTTCTCTACTCACATAGACACACTCTTCTCACAGCCCGGGTTGCTACCCCAGCCTCATGATGGGTATATGGCGTCTGAGGAGGCTTCCAGCTCCAGAAAGGATACAGTCACCAGAGATGGGCAACATTCGCTTTAG
- the map3k7cl gene encoding MAP3K7 C-terminal-like protein, producing the protein MITSTRRVSPDKSEVRIAFSLEDTSDVKDVADLPQTFPDLEQRLQPVPPCVSLRESVQVYKEHCRMAREFHQVKHEIAAIEDRKRQLLAELVEDEKVAMEIARLEEEFRRLTEENRTLMTVHNERAQQLERLCLPNHTRQDSS; encoded by the exons ATGATCACCTCAACCAGAAGAGTGTCTCCTGATAAATCTGAAGTTAGAATCGCCTTCAGCCTCGAAGACACATCag ATGTAAAAGATGTGGCGGACCTCCCTCAGACTTTCCCAGACCTTGAACAGCGACTACAG CCAGTAcccccctgtgtgtctctgaggGAGAGCGTTCAGGTGTACAAGGAGCACTGCAGGATGGCGAGAGAGTTCCACCAGGTGAAACACGAGATCGCTGCGATTGAGGATCGCAA GCGTCAGTTGCTGGCAGAGCTGGTGGAGGATGAGAAGGTTGCCATGGAGATTGCCCGTCTAGAGGAGGAGTTTCGGCGCCTAACAGAGGAGAACCGCACACTGATGACTGTCCACAACGAGCGCGCTCAGCAGCTGGAGAGGCTCTGCTTACCCAATCATACAAGGCAGGACTCCtcgtga